One Candidatus Eisenbacteria bacterium genomic window carries:
- a CDS encoding SagB/ThcOx family dehydrogenase has translation MTAKPKEKKTSMTTIVLPKPRHKSKMSLEEAFLKRRSVRAYKEDALSQNEVSNLLWAAQGITSSDGLRTAASAGARYPLEAYLVVGNVEDITPGVYKYDPVKHSLTMRKKGDLRGKLTTAAHGQGMIQEAPVSVVLAAVYERTTSKYEGRGVRYVHNDVGHAGQNICLQAVALGLGSVVVGAFEDDDVHNVLDLANDERPLYIMPVGKAR, from the coding sequence ATGACGGCGAAGCCCAAGGAAAAGAAGACAAGCATGACGACGATCGTCCTGCCGAAGCCCCGCCATAAGAGCAAAATGTCTCTGGAAGAGGCTTTTCTTAAGAGAAGATCTGTGAGGGCGTACAAGGAGGATGCCTTATCCCAGAACGAGGTGTCGAATTTACTTTGGGCGGCTCAGGGCATAACGAGTTCAGACGGATTGAGAACGGCGGCGTCGGCCGGTGCACGGTACCCGCTGGAGGCCTATCTTGTTGTTGGAAATGTTGAGGATATCACCCCCGGAGTTTATAAATACGATCCCGTGAAGCATTCGCTGACGATGAGAAAAAAGGGTGACTTGCGGGGGAAACTGACCACCGCGGCGCACGGGCAGGGCATGATCCAGGAGGCGCCGGTGTCGGTGGTCCTGGCGGCGGTTTATGAGAGGACCACATCAAAGTATGAAGGGCGCGGTGTGCGATATGTCCACAATGATGTCGGGCACGCCGGTCAAAATATATGCCTTCAAGCCGTGGCCCTCGGTTTGGGTTCGGTAGTGGTTGGGGCGTTTGAAGACGATGATGTTCATAATGTCCTGGACCTCGCCAACGACGAGCGCCCGCTGTATATCATGCCGGTGGGGAAAGCCCGGTAG
- a CDS encoding GNAT family N-acetyltransferase yields the protein MQGKDEKIRYTDSTMGIRGEDLVGFFQGWPHPPTSETHLLLLNQSDEAVLAIEEKTGRVVGFITAVTDGVLSAYIPLLEVLPAYRRRGIGGELVRRMIDKLAGLYMIDLICDREMQAFYEPQGMKPAEGMMIRHYECQSGRVNK from the coding sequence ATGCAAGGGAAAGATGAAAAGATCCGGTATACGGACTCAACAATGGGAATCAGGGGCGAGGATCTCGTGGGGTTCTTTCAGGGGTGGCCGCATCCGCCCACATCCGAGACGCACCTCCTGCTCTTGAATCAAAGCGATGAAGCCGTTTTGGCCATCGAAGAAAAGACGGGGCGGGTGGTTGGATTTATTACAGCCGTGACGGATGGCGTTCTCTCCGCCTACATCCCCCTTCTTGAAGTCCTGCCGGCCTATCGCCGCCGGGGAATCGGTGGGGAGCTGGTTCGGCGGATGATCGATAAGCTGGCCGGCCTCTATATGATTGACCTTATCTGTGATAGGGAGATGCAGGCATTCTACGAACCACAGGGAATGAAACCTGCCGAGGGTATGATGATCCGCCATTACGAGTGCCAATCAGGGAGGGTTAATAAATGA
- a CDS encoding class IV adenylate cyclase: MARNVEIKARCVDPARCRQLAERFSDKGPEILSQVDTFFYCNEGRLKLREFEDGTGELIHYHRDDDTAPSESRYVITPIGKPNLLKEALSRALGVRAIVKKRREVYISGRTRIHIDEVESLGTFVELEVVLIDDELQTSGMEDAYQLMKVLEIHKDDLLDGSYVDLLEETSGFGD; this comes from the coding sequence ATGGCGCGAAATGTCGAGATTAAGGCCCGATGCGTCGATCCGGCGCGCTGCCGTCAATTGGCCGAACGTTTTTCTGATAAGGGTCCGGAAATTCTCAGCCAGGTCGATACCTTTTTCTATTGCAACGAAGGCCGGCTGAAGCTGCGCGAATTCGAAGACGGGACCGGCGAATTAATACATTATCACCGCGATGACGATACCGCGCCATCCGAGTCGCGATATGTCATCACACCGATAGGTAAACCAAATCTGCTGAAGGAAGCTCTGAGCCGGGCCCTCGGCGTCCGCGCCATCGTCAAAAAAAGACGCGAAGTCTATATTTCGGGGCGCACCAGGATTCATATCGACGAGGTTGAATCACTCGGCACATTTGTCGAACTCGAAGTTGTGCTGATTGACGATGAATTGCAAACCAGCGGCATGGAAGACGCCTATCAACTCATGAAGGTTCTGGAAATCCATAAAGACGATCTTTTGGATGGGTCCTATGTCGATCTCTTGGAAGAGACATCCGGATTTGGTGATTAA
- the ileS gene encoding isoleucine--tRNA ligase, whose product MTGRFRAVDPKIDFVKLEHKVLEIWKDKDFFRRLVERNESGPRWSFIDGPVTANNPMGVHHAWGRTYKDAIQRYMAMRGYHQRYQNGFDCQGLWLEVETERELGFKNKSDIENFGLDKFSRACRARVEKFSGVWTEQSIRLGQWMHWDDSYYTMSDTNNASIWHFLKTCHEKGWLYQGHHSMPWCVRCGTSLSQHELTDTYQDIKDTTVTLRFPLTDGDSAGASAAHPEYLLVWTTTPWTLTSNVAAAVHPELDYAKVQYESGLYYVSTGALETVFEGKEYKVTGSVKGKELLGRHYNGPFDDLPVVKGVEHKVIPWDAVSDEDGTGIVHIAPGCGAEDFDLGIEFGLARLEPLDGAGNYIDGFGWLTGMNVFEVEKQILDDLKEKGVLFSSGKYTHRYPFCWRCKEKLVFRVEGEWFIGCDEIRPVMKEEALKVEWIPESIGKRTQDWYDNMGDWCISRKRYWGLPLPFYVCPKGHVTVVGSVEELRELAVDKKLVDNLPELHRPWIDAIKIRCQGGSVPPKPAYSEKLQAQEHCDEIATRINDVGDCWLDAGIVGFSTLKYFEDRPYWEKWFPAEVVIEMREQVRLWFYAMMFSSVTLEGCSPYKKVFAYEKIHDEKGAPMHKSHGNAIWFDVAVEEMGADVMRWLYCAANPNQILRFGYTAANEVRRNLITLWNVYSFFITYAGIDGFNPAAAGAVELKAISDNGLDRWILSAYYALVAETRQRLEAYQFDNLMRASTTFIDNLSTWYIRRSRRRFWKSESDDDKGQAHRTLYHVLLGYVRLMAPIIPFLTDEIYGNLILPFRNGDGAAGHAAAIKMLDPSGESIPESVHLTGFPEERPDLVDEKLNEQMKVVLDVVSLARFVREKAKVKVRQPMRRIRILPRESDVPELSIELKQQIAEELNVKEVVWGAGAIGAAAPAATSPDDIKEFAAPSVKLDFRTLGAKVGGEMKRLSGMVKKDLWTLSGEQLLVGENPSAPDFRLDPGEFSVTYEGNEGYAVAQDARFFVVFDLLLDPELIREGWAREVVRRVQDMRKTAGYHVADRITLDWSSISGADEVKQMMDEQSDYITNETLTERLNEASLSEKTDKSVDASSEVKLGETAEIWVGVKKSLPSMP is encoded by the coding sequence ATGACGGGGCGGTTCCGAGCCGTCGATCCAAAAATCGATTTTGTGAAACTTGAACACAAGGTTCTCGAGATCTGGAAAGATAAGGATTTTTTCAGGCGGCTGGTGGAACGGAACGAAAGCGGTCCCCGCTGGTCCTTTATCGACGGGCCGGTAACGGCGAACAATCCCATGGGCGTCCACCATGCCTGGGGCCGAACGTATAAAGACGCCATCCAGCGGTATATGGCGATGCGCGGTTATCACCAACGGTATCAAAACGGATTTGATTGCCAGGGGCTCTGGCTCGAGGTGGAAACCGAGCGGGAGCTCGGGTTTAAAAATAAAAGCGATATTGAGAATTTTGGACTCGATAAATTCAGCCGGGCCTGCCGCGCGCGGGTTGAGAAGTTTTCCGGTGTCTGGACGGAGCAAAGCATCCGTCTTGGGCAGTGGATGCATTGGGATGATTCCTATTATACAATGAGTGATACCAACAATGCATCTATTTGGCATTTCTTAAAAACCTGTCACGAAAAGGGATGGCTTTATCAAGGACACCACTCGATGCCGTGGTGTGTCCGGTGCGGAACATCGCTTTCGCAGCATGAGCTGACCGATACGTATCAGGATATCAAAGACACCACCGTAACCTTGCGCTTTCCGCTGACCGACGGGGACAGCGCCGGCGCATCCGCCGCCCATCCCGAATACCTCCTCGTATGGACCACGACGCCTTGGACATTAACCTCCAATGTCGCTGCCGCCGTGCATCCTGAATTGGATTATGCCAAGGTCCAGTATGAAAGCGGCCTATATTATGTCAGCACCGGCGCGCTCGAAACTGTTTTTGAAGGCAAGGAATATAAAGTAACCGGATCAGTCAAAGGGAAAGAGCTCCTTGGACGGCACTACAACGGCCCCTTTGACGACCTTCCGGTTGTTAAAGGTGTTGAGCACAAGGTGATCCCATGGGACGCGGTGAGCGATGAGGATGGTACCGGCATTGTTCACATCGCGCCGGGGTGCGGAGCTGAAGATTTTGATCTGGGTATCGAATTTGGTTTGGCCCGGCTGGAGCCGCTCGACGGGGCGGGAAACTATATCGATGGATTCGGCTGGTTGACCGGAATGAATGTTTTCGAGGTCGAGAAACAGATTCTCGATGACTTGAAAGAGAAGGGCGTGCTTTTTTCGTCGGGAAAATATACACACCGCTATCCGTTCTGCTGGCGGTGCAAAGAGAAGCTTGTCTTCCGCGTCGAGGGCGAGTGGTTTATCGGCTGCGACGAGATCCGGCCGGTGATGAAAGAAGAAGCGCTGAAGGTCGAGTGGATCCCCGAAAGCATCGGCAAGCGGACACAGGACTGGTATGACAATATGGGGGATTGGTGTATCTCCCGGAAGCGGTATTGGGGTCTTCCACTGCCGTTTTATGTCTGCCCCAAAGGACACGTGACGGTTGTCGGGAGCGTCGAAGAGTTACGGGAACTGGCCGTTGATAAGAAGCTTGTCGATAATCTGCCCGAATTGCACCGTCCTTGGATCGACGCGATCAAGATCAGGTGCCAAGGCGGGAGTGTTCCGCCGAAACCGGCTTATAGCGAAAAGCTACAGGCTCAAGAACATTGTGACGAGATCGCGACACGGATCAACGATGTCGGCGATTGTTGGCTCGACGCCGGGATTGTCGGGTTCTCAACGCTCAAATATTTTGAAGACCGGCCCTATTGGGAAAAATGGTTTCCAGCCGAAGTCGTGATCGAGATGCGGGAACAGGTCCGCCTCTGGTTCTATGCAATGATGTTCTCTTCGGTGACGCTGGAAGGTTGCTCGCCGTATAAAAAGGTCTTCGCCTATGAGAAGATCCACGATGAAAAGGGCGCACCGATGCATAAGAGCCACGGCAATGCGATCTGGTTTGATGTCGCCGTGGAAGAGATGGGCGCCGATGTCATGCGGTGGCTCTATTGCGCCGCGAACCCGAATCAAATTCTGCGCTTTGGTTATACAGCTGCAAACGAAGTCCGCCGCAACCTCATCACGCTGTGGAATGTCTATTCGTTCTTCATCACCTACGCCGGGATCGACGGATTCAATCCGGCGGCGGCGGGGGCCGTTGAGCTGAAAGCGATCAGCGACAACGGGCTCGATCGATGGATCCTGTCGGCCTATTACGCCCTTGTCGCCGAAACGCGACAGAGACTTGAAGCCTATCAGTTCGATAACCTGATGCGCGCTTCGACAACTTTTATCGATAACCTTTCGACATGGTACATCCGGCGTTCGCGCCGGCGATTCTGGAAATCCGAATCTGATGATGATAAAGGACAAGCGCACCGCACACTGTATCATGTTTTACTGGGGTATGTCCGGCTGATGGCGCCGATCATCCCATTCCTAACGGACGAGATTTACGGCAATCTGATATTGCCGTTCCGAAACGGGGACGGCGCCGCCGGCCATGCCGCGGCCATCAAGATGTTGGATCCGTCCGGTGAATCAATCCCCGAGAGCGTTCACCTCACGGGATTTCCAGAAGAGCGCCCCGATCTCGTCGATGAAAAATTAAACGAGCAGATGAAGGTTGTTCTGGATGTGGTGAGCCTGGCCCGCTTTGTACGAGAAAAGGCAAAAGTCAAGGTTCGGCAGCCGATGCGCCGGATCCGAATCTTGCCGCGCGAATCCGATGTGCCTGAGTTGAGTATTGAGCTGAAACAACAGATCGCCGAAGAGCTGAATGTAAAAGAGGTTGTCTGGGGGGCGGGCGCGATCGGCGCCGCCGCGCCGGCGGCCACCAGCCCGGATGACATCAAAGAATTCGCCGCGCCCTCCGTGAAGCTCGATTTCCGCACGCTGGGAGCAAAGGTCGGCGGCGAGATGAAGCGTCTCAGCGGAATGGTCAAAAAGGATTTGTGGACCCTATCCGGTGAACAGCTGCTGGTCGGCGAGAACCCATCCGCCCCTGACTTCCGGCTCGACCCGGGCGAATTCAGTGTCACATACGAAGGGAATGAAGGGTACGCCGTTGCGCAAGATGCGCGTTTCTTTGTGGTCTTTGATCTTTTGCTGGATCCTGAGCTGATTCGCGAGGGTTGGGCGCGAGAGGTGGTCCGCCGCGTTCAAGATATGCGTAAAACAGCGGGTTATCACGTCGCCGACCGCATTACCCTGGACTGGTCCTCCATAAGCGGCGCGGATGAAGTTAAACAAATGATGGATGAGCAAAGCGATTACATTACCAATGAAACGTTGACCGAGAGGCTGAACGAAGCGAGCCTGTCCGAGAAGACGGACAAAAGTGTGGACGCCTCTTCGGAAGTCAAGCTGGGCGAAACCGCTGAAATTTGGGTCGGCGTAAAAAAGAGCTTGCCCTCGATGCCTTGA
- the gyrA gene encoding DNA gyrase subunit A: MENIIPVAIEEEMKSSYIDYAMSVIVSRAIPDARDGLKPVQRRILVAMNDLGLHYNRGYRKSAKITGDVTGNYHPHGTLAVYDTMVRMVQDFSLRYPLVNGQGNFGSIDGDSAAAERYTEARMTLFADNMLLDIDSKTVDFRPNYDETREEPDVLPARLPNLILNGAAGIAVGMATNIPPHNFGEIVRALYLLADNPECSIDELMEHVKGPDFPTAGIIVGRQGIRSCYETGRGLIMVRARANIEEIRPGRMAVIVTEIPYQVNKTSLIEKAASLVHSGHITGITDIRDESDREGIRIVFELHRDAQPQVVLNQLYKHTQMQTTFGANVLALVKGRPKTLNLKEMLQVFLDHREEVITRRTQFDLDQAEERAHILEGLKRALDDIDRVIEIIRSSREVAEAKANLMSEFSLSDRQAQAILEMRLQRLVGLEREKLEEEYLETIKRIEEYKSILGNRAKVFAIIKQELTEADEIFGDERRTEITAAAASEIDIEDLIPQEDMIITISHKGYIKRASYGSYRSQRRGGRGLTGAKLGDEDFLEHVFVANTHSYILFFTDSGRCYWLKVYEIPEGSRYAKGRSIMSLVGIGQDETLAAFVPVKDFEGDRFILTATRRGKVKKTALQAYSYPRKGGVAATGLEPGDEVISAVLTEGDTEVILTTKYGKANRFSEQQVRTMGRTAAGVRGVRFAREDDETVAMVVLRPEVESLLLVTEEGYGKRTRITDFPTHNRGGQGVRALRLTDKTGAVVMVLALDGEPEVVVMTAGGMVIRQKSSEVRRMGRDTQGVKLVNLVEGDRVVDMTQLREDVSAHDADESSEADNEDKGSNGGNGNGVLDVIEDDGPGAV; encoded by the coding sequence ATGGAGAACATTATACCGGTCGCCATCGAAGAGGAAATGAAATCCTCCTACATCGATTATGCAATGAGCGTTATCGTTTCACGCGCGATCCCTGATGCAAGAGACGGATTAAAGCCGGTGCAGCGCCGGATTCTTGTGGCGATGAATGATTTGGGCCTTCACTACAATCGGGGCTACCGCAAATCTGCGAAGATTACCGGTGATGTGACGGGCAATTATCATCCACACGGAACCCTCGCCGTTTATGACACAATGGTGAGAATGGTTCAGGATTTCTCCCTGCGTTATCCTCTGGTCAACGGGCAGGGTAACTTCGGTTCGATCGACGGCGATTCAGCGGCGGCGGAACGGTATACCGAAGCCCGCATGACATTGTTCGCAGATAATATGCTATTAGATATCGACAGCAAGACGGTGGATTTCCGTCCGAACTACGATGAGACGCGCGAAGAGCCGGATGTGTTGCCGGCGCGGCTGCCGAATCTGATCCTTAATGGCGCGGCCGGCATCGCCGTGGGAATGGCGACCAATATTCCTCCCCATAACTTTGGTGAGATCGTAAGGGCGCTGTATCTCCTGGCTGACAACCCTGAATGCTCGATCGATGAACTCATGGAGCATGTTAAGGGTCCCGATTTTCCGACGGCGGGTATCATCGTGGGGCGCCAGGGAATTCGATCCTGTTATGAGACAGGCCGCGGCCTTATTATGGTTCGCGCGCGGGCCAATATCGAAGAGATCCGCCCGGGACGGATGGCGGTGATCGTGACCGAGATTCCCTATCAGGTAAACAAAACATCTCTCATTGAGAAAGCGGCGAGCCTTGTCCACAGCGGCCATATAACCGGGATCACCGATATCCGCGATGAATCCGACCGCGAAGGGATCCGCATTGTCTTTGAACTGCACCGCGACGCGCAGCCGCAAGTCGTGCTGAACCAGTTGTATAAGCATACACAAATGCAGACGACCTTCGGGGCTAATGTTCTGGCGCTTGTAAAAGGCCGGCCGAAGACGCTCAACCTAAAGGAGATGTTGCAGGTATTTCTCGATCATCGCGAAGAGGTGATTACACGCCGAACGCAATTCGATCTCGATCAGGCCGAAGAGCGCGCCCATATCCTCGAGGGATTGAAACGGGCCTTGGACGATATCGACCGGGTCATTGAGATCATTCGAAGCAGCCGGGAAGTCGCCGAGGCCAAAGCCAATCTGATGTCGGAGTTTTCGCTCAGCGACCGGCAGGCTCAGGCGATTCTTGAGATGCGCCTGCAGCGGCTCGTCGGGCTGGAGAGGGAGAAGCTCGAAGAGGAGTACCTCGAGACAATCAAGCGGATCGAGGAGTACAAATCGATTCTCGGCAACAGGGCGAAAGTCTTTGCGATCATCAAACAAGAACTAACAGAGGCTGATGAGATCTTCGGGGATGAACGGCGGACGGAGATCACCGCCGCGGCGGCCTCCGAGATCGACATAGAGGATCTTATCCCGCAAGAGGATATGATCATCACCATCAGTCATAAGGGGTACATCAAGCGCGCTTCTTATGGCAGCTACCGGAGTCAGCGACGGGGTGGGCGCGGCTTGACAGGGGCCAAGCTTGGCGATGAAGACTTTCTCGAGCATGTCTTTGTGGCCAATACACATAGCTACATTCTTTTCTTCACTGATAGCGGGCGGTGTTACTGGCTGAAGGTGTATGAAATTCCCGAGGGAAGCCGGTATGCCAAAGGCCGGTCGATCATGAGCCTGGTCGGGATCGGTCAGGATGAGACTCTCGCCGCTTTTGTCCCGGTGAAAGATTTTGAGGGGGACCGCTTTATCCTCACCGCCACGCGCCGCGGGAAAGTGAAGAAGACGGCCCTTCAGGCCTATTCATATCCGCGCAAGGGCGGCGTCGCCGCGACCGGTCTCGAGCCGGGGGATGAAGTCATCAGCGCCGTTTTGACCGAGGGCGACACCGAGGTGATTCTCACGACGAAGTATGGAAAGGCGAATCGCTTTTCAGAACAGCAGGTTCGGACAATGGGCCGGACCGCCGCCGGTGTCCGTGGCGTCCGGTTTGCCCGGGAGGACGATGAAACGGTAGCGATGGTTGTCCTTCGGCCCGAGGTGGAATCCCTCCTCCTTGTGACAGAGGAAGGGTATGGAAAGAGAACGCGGATCACCGATTTTCCAACGCATAACCGCGGCGGCCAAGGGGTTAGAGCGCTTCGTTTGACGGACAAGACCGGCGCGGTCGTCATGGTCTTGGCGCTGGATGGAGAGCCCGAGGTCGTGGTAATGACGGCCGGCGGGATGGTTATCCGTCAAAAATCGAGCGAGGTGCGCCGGATGGGGCGCGATACGCAAGGTGTGAAACTGGTGAATCTTGTCGAAGGCGATCGTGTCGTGGATATGACGCAGCTTCGGGAAGATGTGAGCGCGCATGATGCCGACGAATCCAGCGAGGCTGATAACGAAGACAAAGGAAGCAACGGAGGCAATGGCAACGGCGTCCTCGATGTCATCGAGGACGATGGTCCAGGGGCCGTATAA
- the gyrB gene encoding DNA topoisomerase (ATP-hydrolyzing) subunit B, with the protein MSESPSNSRSATESKGPAEKGSSGQEVPENGLSAENIPRETKEIEIIGAADDTGDDKENDNGGDEESKTAPVPTENGYGAGSIQVLKGLEGVRLRPSMYIGSTGTKGLHHLIYEVVDNSIDEALGGFCDHIEVILEADGSITVDDNGRGIPVDIHPEQNKPALEVVMTMLHAGGKFDNSSYKVSGGLHGVGVSVVNALSERMEVQVSRDGKIHRQRYERGEATTPLEIIGRTNRTGNRTTFFADRKIFEEIVYSVDTVAHRLRELAFLNRGIEIVLKDLRDPESPTEEMFKYEGGIVEFVRYLNENRTPLHNDPIYIFKEKNGFVLELAFQYTDGYTETILSYVNNINTLEGGTHLIGFKSALTRVLNTFGSKEGLLKNQTLSGEDVREGMTGILSVKLVNPQFEGQTKTKLGNSEVKGLVESAVGEALTEYLESYGSIAKRVIEKAVSAARARDAARKARELARRKTVLDSGSLPGKLADCSERNPEKTELYIVEGDSAGGSAKMGRDRRYQAILPLRGKILNVEKARLDRALASEEIRTLITAIGAGFGQEEFDVGKARYHKIIIMTDADVDGSHIRTLLLTFFFRYMKELISEGYVYIAQPPLFKIKKGKKEVYVYTDRQKDMAIEEMGQQGVNLQRYKGLGEMNPDQLWNTTMDPETRTLRQISSDDAAEADRIFTILMGEQVEPRRNFIEQNALLVKNLDI; encoded by the coding sequence ATGTCGGAGAGCCCATCAAACAGCCGGTCCGCAACCGAATCGAAAGGACCCGCTGAAAAAGGATCCTCCGGACAAGAGGTTCCGGAAAACGGTTTGAGCGCGGAGAACATACCCCGTGAGACCAAAGAAATCGAAATTATCGGCGCCGCTGATGATACAGGGGATGACAAGGAAAACGACAATGGTGGGGATGAAGAAAGCAAGACAGCGCCGGTCCCAACAGAGAATGGATACGGCGCCGGTTCAATCCAGGTATTAAAAGGACTTGAAGGCGTTCGTCTTCGTCCGAGTATGTATATTGGTTCCACCGGGACAAAAGGCCTCCATCACCTGATCTATGAGGTTGTCGATAACAGTATCGATGAAGCCCTGGGCGGCTTCTGTGACCATATCGAAGTGATTCTCGAAGCGGATGGTTCGATCACTGTTGATGATAACGGCCGCGGCATTCCAGTTGATATCCATCCTGAACAAAATAAGCCCGCCTTGGAAGTCGTCATGACAATGCTGCATGCCGGCGGCAAGTTCGATAATTCGAGCTATAAAGTCTCCGGCGGGCTTCACGGCGTCGGCGTTTCCGTCGTCAATGCCCTTTCCGAACGAATGGAAGTCCAGGTTAGCCGCGATGGGAAGATCCACCGCCAGCGTTATGAGCGCGGTGAAGCGACAACACCCCTGGAAATAATCGGCCGCACCAATAGAACAGGCAATCGGACCACCTTTTTCGCCGACAGAAAGATTTTCGAAGAAATCGTCTACTCCGTCGATACCGTCGCCCATCGGCTGAGAGAATTGGCTTTCTTAAATCGCGGAATCGAGATTGTTCTTAAAGATCTCCGCGACCCCGAGTCCCCGACCGAAGAGATGTTTAAATATGAGGGCGGGATTGTCGAATTTGTCCGTTACCTGAATGAAAACCGGACGCCGCTTCACAACGACCCGATATATATTTTTAAAGAAAAAAACGGATTTGTTTTGGAACTGGCGTTCCAATACACCGACGGGTATACCGAAACGATTCTTTCTTATGTTAACAATATCAATACCCTCGAGGGTGGAACCCACCTCATTGGTTTTAAGTCCGCGCTGACACGCGTTCTTAACACTTTCGGCTCTAAAGAGGGATTGCTTAAAAACCAAACCCTCTCCGGTGAGGATGTTCGCGAGGGGATGACGGGTATTCTAAGTGTTAAGCTTGTTAACCCTCAATTCGAGGGGCAGACAAAAACAAAGCTTGGCAACTCAGAGGTCAAAGGCCTCGTCGAATCAGCTGTCGGTGAAGCGCTCACGGAATACCTCGAAAGTTACGGTTCGATTGCGAAGCGTGTTATTGAGAAGGCTGTCTCCGCAGCTCGGGCCCGCGATGCGGCGCGAAAGGCCCGCGAATTGGCGCGCCGGAAAACAGTCCTCGACAGCGGGTCGCTCCCCGGAAAATTGGCTGATTGTTCCGAAAGAAATCCTGAAAAGACAGAATTGTATATTGTTGAGGGCGATTCAGCCGGCGGTAGCGCAAAGATGGGGCGCGACCGGCGATATCAGGCCATCCTTCCGCTGAGAGGAAAGATTCTCAATGTAGAAAAGGCTCGTCTCGACCGAGCCCTGGCAAGCGAAGAGATCCGCACATTAATTACGGCTATTGGGGCGGGATTCGGCCAAGAGGAATTTGATGTCGGAAAGGCTCGCTATCACAAAATCATTATCATGACCGACGCCGATGTGGACGGATCGCATATCAGAACCCTATTGTTGACTTTTTTCTTCAGATATATGAAAGAGCTGATTAGTGAGGGGTATGTCTATATTGCGCAGCCGCCGTTGTTCAAAATAAAAAAGGGCAAGAAAGAAGTTTATGTCTATACCGATCGGCAGAAAGACATGGCCATAGAGGAAATGGGCCAGCAAGGCGTGAATCTTCAGCGATACAAAGGTCTGGGGGAAATGAACCCCGACCAGCTATGGAACACGACAATGGATCCTGAAACCCGGACCCTTCGTCAAATTTCTTCAGACGACGCCGCGGAGGCGGATCGGATCTTCACCATCCTCATGGGAGAACAGGTGGAGCCAAGGCGCAATTTCATTGAACAAAACGCGCTTCTTGTAAAAAACCTCGATATCTAA
- a CDS encoding DUF721 domain-containing protein → MEHIGAALKKFLEQSGLKAGIKKQHVLDAWPEIVGPQFAKKSRPKNISGGTLWVEAAGSSWAAQITMVRREIINKYKKRFGRLPFQEIKTTVGYFPPE, encoded by the coding sequence ATGGAACACATCGGAGCGGCCCTCAAAAAATTTTTAGAACAAAGCGGCCTTAAAGCGGGTATTAAGAAGCAGCACGTTTTGGATGCTTGGCCCGAAATAGTAGGGCCACAGTTCGCAAAGAAGAGCCGCCCAAAAAATATATCAGGTGGGACCCTTTGGGTTGAAGCGGCAGGTAGCAGCTGGGCCGCGCAGATAACCATGGTTCGGCGAGAGATCATAAATAAGTATAAGAAGAGATTCGGCCGATTGCCGTTTCAGGAAATTAAGACGACCGTCGGCTACTTTCCACCGGAATAA